The Anser cygnoides isolate HZ-2024a breed goose chromosome 4, Taihu_goose_T2T_genome, whole genome shotgun sequence region gttgatgaaaagcaattttgtGGTCATTGAGGGAAGGGGGTTTACCCGTGCCACTGTGACTCATTCTACAACAGCATCTTACAGGTTCAGGAGTTTCCATGGGTATGACCCACACATGACGCTGGAGGACGCGGGGGGGCCAGGGCAGTATATAACCAGGGCAGGTACCAGAGCACAGATATTGGCCACCCTCAGGGCTGTAGGAGCTCTCCTCACCTCACCACACGACCAGACGCCGGTAACACCAGGAAGAAACACTCTCTCATCATGACGGGCAAGGTTGTGGCTGCTGGCATGGCTCTTCTCCTGATCTCAGTGATCGGAACCAAAGGTAAAGAAATCCTTCCTAACACTCTCATAAGTAATTGCTAGCGTGAATGCCGGTAAGGGAGATATTTTGTGTCTTAAAAGTGCAGAGAATAACTCTGTGTGGAGCTAGATCATGTTCTCAGATACAAGGTGTAACTCCGCGTATAATCTGATGTAGCCAGGTGCAGAGATAAGCCAAATAAAAGCCCAGTGTTAAAACTGCCGGTGCTCAGTCATtatcattttccatttccttatACCACTGGTTGCTGTAACAGCAGTTTTTGGATAGCTAAACGCTTAAGCAGCTTAAAAGAATGGGTGAAAGCAAATTTTTCAAGTCCTCAGGCTCCTaaagagaattatttctaaTACTCTAAGCAAAAAGAGTATGTTGTGTTTCCTGCATAAATAGTGAAACAGTCCATACaatacctctttttttcttcttgtcttacAGGTATGGCTCTGGCCCGTTCAGGGATTGAACTCCGGTGCCAGTGCATAGACACCCACTCCAAGTTCATCCACCCCAAGTTTATCCAGAACGTGAACCTCACCCCCAGCGGACCTCACTGCAAGAATGTCGAAGTCATGTAAGTGCTTATGCAAAATCCTCCCTGTTACTTAACaagaaggaaacagattttACATTAA contains the following coding sequences:
- the LOC106041919 gene encoding interleukin-8-like — its product is MTGKVVAAGMALLLISVIGTKGMALARSGIELRCQCIDTHSKFIHPKFIQNVNLTPSGPHCKNVEVIATLKDGREVCLDPTAPWVKLIIKAILDKANTKPENVS